The Gemmatimonadota bacterium genome includes a region encoding these proteins:
- a CDS encoding ATP-binding protein: MTISRIFEPPTRSFFLLGPRGVGKSTYLRSAFPDAHVVDLLSEATYHRLLANPGLLASELRAVPEDRWVILDEIQRLPSLLNEVHRFIEERKLRFVLCGSSVRKLKRAGVNLLAGRALRRAMHPFVPDELGKRFDLEDAMRNGLLPIVWDSEDRSETLSAYTQMYLREEIQSEALVRNLPGFARFLPVAALFHGQVLNATNIASEAQVSRPTVTNYLDILEETLLCFRLPAFEARLRVRERKLPKWFWCDPGIVRAMKNQKGPAAPEERGVLFEGLVAQLIRSYKDYRDLCDEWYYWATAIQNRTEVDFLLERGGAFVAVEVKSGGTFSRSWCTGLRAVADLDGLCRRIIVYPDGPELQTEDGIEVLPFSVFSNILADDNLWP; encoded by the coding sequence ATGACAATCTCCAGGATATTCGAACCGCCGACCAGAAGCTTCTTTCTTCTTGGACCGCGAGGTGTGGGCAAAAGCACGTATCTGCGAAGTGCGTTTCCCGATGCCCATGTCGTCGATCTGCTCTCAGAAGCTACCTACCACCGCCTGCTTGCGAATCCAGGACTGCTGGCCTCGGAGTTGCGTGCCGTACCTGAAGACCGCTGGGTCATTTTAGATGAAATACAGCGGCTGCCTTCCCTGCTGAACGAAGTGCATCGTTTCATTGAGGAACGGAAGCTGCGTTTCGTCCTGTGCGGGTCCAGCGTAAGAAAACTCAAGCGGGCTGGCGTGAATCTGCTGGCGGGTCGGGCATTGCGCCGCGCGATGCATCCCTTCGTACCCGATGAACTGGGGAAACGATTCGACCTTGAGGACGCAATGCGAAACGGGTTGTTGCCCATTGTCTGGGATTCGGAGGACCGGTCGGAGACGCTCTCCGCCTATACGCAGATGTATCTCAGGGAAGAGATTCAGTCCGAAGCACTGGTGCGCAACCTGCCCGGATTCGCGCGGTTTCTTCCCGTTGCCGCGCTTTTTCACGGTCAGGTGCTGAACGCCACCAACATAGCCAGCGAAGCACAGGTTTCACGGCCGACAGTGACCAATTACCTGGATATTCTCGAGGAGACGCTGCTGTGCTTCCGATTGCCGGCGTTCGAGGCAAGACTGCGTGTGAGGGAAAGGAAGCTGCCCAAATGGTTCTGGTGCGATCCGGGCATAGTGCGTGCCATGAAAAACCAGAAGGGACCGGCAGCACCGGAAGAACGTGGCGTCCTGTTCGAAGGGTTAGTCGCACAGTTGATCCGGTCGTACAAGGACTACCGTGACCTTTGCGACGAGTGGTACTACTGGGCGACGGCCATTCAGAATAGAACGGAAGTGGATTTCCTGCTTGAACGCGGAGGTGCGTTTGTGGCTGTCGAAGTAAAATCCGGCGGCACGTTCTCACGGTCCTGGTGCACAGGATTGAGAGCGGTGGCCGACCTGGACGGCCTTTGCCGGCGGATCATTGTCTACCCCGATGGACCGGAGCTACAGACCGAGGACGGTATCGAGGTCCTGCCTTTTTCGGTTTTCTCTAACATACTGGCTGATGACAATCTGTGGCCGTGA
- a CDS encoding phytanoyl-CoA dioxygenase family protein: MSPEQAIEKRQQLMRDGFCVVDDILSDTFLQELRIETERMMEDWVPPPDVRYQGQHVTAQGTDNPTIQKLLDWPATRRALEQMGLGDFASTGGIILLTKDPGEPALYWHQDWMQWNDPMSCSPWPQIIFVSYYLSDTSRENGCLKIIPGTHLKRIPLHDQLVPAHEQGARFIAEDHPTMFSDHPDQVEVCVKAGDLVLADARVLHSAHRNLTDERRTLVLAWHRRPDTVPAYWTDPVPAIIAERDPEAEYLGSRIPGELLR, from the coding sequence ATGTCCCCCGAACAAGCTATTGAAAAACGCCAACAACTAATGCGCGACGGCTTCTGCGTGGTCGACGATATTCTCAGCGACACCTTCCTTCAGGAGTTGCGTATCGAAACCGAGCGCATGATGGAAGACTGGGTGCCGCCACCCGACGTCAGGTACCAGGGCCAGCACGTCACCGCGCAGGGGACTGATAACCCGACCATCCAGAAGTTGCTCGACTGGCCGGCCACACGGCGCGCCCTTGAACAGATGGGTCTGGGCGACTTCGCCAGCACCGGCGGTATCATCCTCCTCACCAAGGATCCCGGAGAACCGGCCCTGTACTGGCACCAGGACTGGATGCAGTGGAACGATCCGATGAGTTGCTCGCCCTGGCCGCAGATCATCTTCGTGTCCTACTACCTGAGCGATACGTCGCGAGAGAACGGATGTCTCAAGATCATCCCCGGCACTCACCTGAAGCGCATCCCGCTGCACGACCAGCTGGTGCCGGCCCATGAGCAAGGCGCCCGATTCATTGCCGAAGATCATCCCACCATGTTCAGCGACCACCCGGATCAGGTCGAGGTCTGCGTCAAGGCCGGCGACCTGGTGCTGGCCGATGCCCGCGTACTGCACTCGGCGCATCGGAACCTGACCGACGAGCGCCGCACCCTGGTGCTGGCCTGGCACCGGCGCCCCGACACCGTTCCGGCCTATTGGACCGATCCGGTGCCGGCGATCATCGCCGAGCGCGACCCCGAGGCGGAATACCTCGGGTCCAGGATTCCGGGCGAACTGCTGCGGTAA